One stretch of Cyanobacteria bacterium GSL.Bin1 DNA includes these proteins:
- a CDS encoding heavy metal transporter translates to MIELNVPSIKCEGCAEAITNEIKTQDPNAKVEVDVEQKIVKVETTAQASAVKEMINTAGHTVN, encoded by the coding sequence ATGATTGAGCTTAACGTTCCCAGCATTAAATGCGAAGGCTGTGCTGAAGCCATTACCAATGAAATTAAAACCCAAGACCCCAACGCCAAGGTTGAAGTGGATGTCGAGCAGAAAATTGTTAAGGTGGAAACCACCGCTCAAGCAAGTGCAGTGAAAGAAATGATTAACACGGCAGGACATACCGTTAACTAA
- a CDS encoding gamma-glutamylcyclotransferase, with amino-acid sequence MEQLSSQPESFYYFAYGSCMCPVDLKRTLQENTYPYVVGPATLPHYRLGFYHRSPRRQCGVLDVVRDTSASVMGVLYQLPWRFSEALDIREEVPTQGYRREEVSVQAHGKWYHRVRTYTVVNKLPREIPPNEWYFHVVLRGATTCGLPEDYRWQLFHQMHNLQQAYRSLDKIS; translated from the coding sequence ATGGAGCAGTTGTCATCTCAGCCAGAATCCTTCTACTATTTCGCCTATGGGTCTTGTATGTGTCCGGTTGATCTCAAACGGACGCTGCAAGAAAATACCTATCCTTATGTGGTTGGTCCCGCTACTCTCCCTCATTATCGTCTTGGCTTCTATCATCGCTCTCCCCGTCGTCAATGTGGGGTCCTCGATGTCGTTCGTGATACCAGCGCGTCAGTGATGGGAGTTCTCTACCAACTGCCGTGGCGCTTTAGTGAAGCCCTCGATATTCGCGAAGAAGTGCCAACCCAAGGCTATCGGCGAGAAGAAGTCAGTGTTCAGGCGCACGGAAAATGGTATCACCGAGTTCGGACGTATACAGTTGTTAATAAATTACCGCGAGAAATTCCACCAAACGAGTGGTATTTTCATGTGGTTTTGCGTGGGGCAACCACGTGTGGACTCCCGGAAGACTATCGTTGGCAACTCTTTCACCAAATGCACAATCTCCAGCAAGCTTACCGCTCACTCGATAAAAT